The DNA region CGGATATACAGCCTGGGACCCAACCAGCCCGGCTTTCATCATGGAACAAACCCTGTGTATTCCTACAATTTTCGTTTCCTACACCGGGGAGTCGCTCGACTACAAAACGCCTCTGCTCAAATCCATAGATGCACTGGACAAGGCAGCCGTGAAAGTTTGTCAGATGTTCGACAAAAGCATCTCTAAAGTCTATCCCACACTCGGATGGGAACAGGAATATTTCCTCGTTGATTCGGCCTTGTATGCTGCACGCCCCGACCTGGTACTTGCCGGCAGGACAGTTTTTGGTCATTCATCAGCCAAAGATCAGCAGCTTCACGACCACTATTTCGGTACAATACACAGCCGCGCCCGCGCTTTCATGCGCGACCTCGAAATAGAGGCCCACAAACTGGGTATCCCCCTAAAAACCAGGCACAACGAAGTGGCGCCCAGCCAGTTTGAATGTGCGCCGGTTTTTGAAGAAGTTAATGTGGCAGTCGATCATAACCAGTTGCTCATGCACCTGCTCGACAAAGTCTCACGCAAACATCACTTAAAAGTGCTCTTGCATGAGAAGCCTTATGAAAACATCAACGGCAGCGGCAAGCACAACAACTGGTCTATGGCCACCAACACAGGCGAAAACCTCTTATCGCCCGGCAAAACTCCCCAGGAAAACCTGCGCTTTATGGCTGTGCTGAGCATCATCCTCAAAGCAGTTTACGAATACGAGGAACTGCTCCGCGGAAGTATAGCCTCCGCCAGCAACGACCTTCGCCTTGGGGGTAACGAGGCTCCGCCGGCCATCATCTCGGCCTTCATTGGCGAACAACTTACCAAAGCCCTCGATGAGTTCGAAAACCTGCCTTCGCGCAAAAACCTTACCAACAGCAATGGCAAGAGCGTGTATCTGGCTATCCCAAAAATTCCGGAAATCCTTCGCGACAACACCGACCGCAACCGCACATCGCCTTTTGCTTTCACCGGCAACAAGTTTGAGTTTCGTGCTGTCGGCGGCTCGGCCAACACCGCCAAGCCCATGGTGGCCCTCAATACCATCGTGGCCGAGATGTTCGACAGGTTCTATGCCGGTGTGCAGGAGCAGGTCAAAGCCGGATTGAAAAAAGAAGATGCCATCTTCGAAATGACCAAAGCTTTCATCCGCGAATCGAAAAACATCCGCTTCGAAGGCAACAGCTACAGCGATGAGTGGAAAGAAGAAGCCAGGCGCCGTGGCCTGTCGAACCATGCCAGCACACCTGAGGCTACCAAGGCCTATGTGAGCGAAAAAGTGATTGCGCTGTTCGAAAAACATGGGGTCTTTACACGCCGCGAACTCTTTGCACGCTACGAAATCAAGCTGGAAAAATATGTCAAGAAAATCCAGATCGAAAGCCGTCTGGTAGGCGACCTGAGCGTCAACCACATCATCCCTACTGCCATTAAGTATCAGAACACCCTGATCGAAAATGCAAAAGGCCTCAAGGAGGTGCTGGATCAGAAAACTTTCGTGAAACTGAGCCGCAACCAGCTGCAGAACATCAAGGAGATCTCCGAACACATCTCTGAGATCAGACAGTTTGTGGAAGAAATGACCGAAGAACGCCGCAAAGCCAACCGCATGGAATCGATTGAGGAAAAGGCCGACGCTTATTGCCACAAAGTCAAACCCTATTTCGACAAAATCCGCTACCATGTGGACAAACTCGAGATGCTTGTGGACGATCAGCTCTGGCCCTTGCCCAAATACCGCGAACTGCTCTTCATCAAATAATTGGTTTAATTAGCTGATTAACAGCCGTCCAGAAGATAATTCAGGGCGGCTGTTTTTTTATAGGCCATGCCCGGCAGGCAGTCATGCCTCCTTTTGTATATCTTCGCAAATCAAGGAGATGAGCCTATGAAAATCAGACCTGCATTACCTGCGATTCTTGGTTTGTTGTTGCTGCTTGGCTATCACCCACAGGTGTCAGCCCAGTTCAGCGTAAGTCCGGTGTCTTCCGGTTCGAAAAACACCGAAACACCCGGTTTCTTTTATGCATTGCCGCGCACAGTGTTCAAAATCAACATCATAGTCGAAGAAAACGAACGCATCAAAGGCCCGTATGCCGAGTTTGCAAAGCGCATGCTGGGCATTGACGACGTCATCATGCAGGATGAAACGCAATATGCAATAAAAGATATCATTGTAAGCACACTAACCGAACCTGACCCGAAGACCTGGTTTTTCGTCGAATTCGACGAACGCTCTTCCAGGGATACCCGCACGCTGATTTTTGAGATGCTCGACAACGGCATAATCCTCGCTATGGACGATGCAGCAGTTCAACGTCCCCTGAACTCCCAGCACATTGAAACCACCATGGTGAATGCCCCAAACCAGAAACACTTCCGCTACTTTGCCGAGCATAACCTTTTTCAGAGGGTTGACACCATCGTCCGCCGGATTACCATCGATACCACAGTCATACGCCGCAACATCCTGCAAACCGCCTGGGTTGACCGCAATCCGGAACAAAAAGCACGAGCCTCGGCTGAAATGATCCAAAAGATCAGGGAAAGCCGTTTTAACCTCATCTCTGGTTTTCAGGAAGTTAATTTCAGTCAGATACCTTATATGGACAAGCAAATGCTCAAGCTAGAAGAGGAGTACCTTAGCTTGTTCACAGGTATGGAAGTCCGCACACTTACAGAGCACGTCGTTTATTTCACCCCCGAGGCGGATGCCAGGGGCTTTCAGACTGTAGCTCGTTTTACTGAGCAAAATGGCATACTCGAAAGCGGTAACCGGGGCGAACCTATTCAGCTTGTCATCGAACCGGCCGGCAATTCCCGTGAACTGGGCAGCGCCAACCTGCGCAACCGCCTTAACAATGCGCTCTATTACCGAATACCCGAAACAGCCGAGGTGAGTGTAATCTATAAGGGGAAAATCTACCAAAGGCAGCGTTTGCCTGTCAGTCAGCTTGGCTCCATAGCCGTAGCGCCTGCCAGCCGCACACGCCTGATTTTCGACCCGGCCACTGGCATGGCCACCACCATAAAACGCGACTGATCACACCAGCGCTTCCCTGATTCTTACAAGACGGATAAGCAAATCTTCCAACTTGCTCAGGTGCAGCATATTGGCTCCATCCGATAGGGCTTTGGCCGGCTCGGGGTGAACCTCCATAAATAAACCATCGGCACCAGCTGCAATAGCCGCACTGGCAATCAATCCAATCAAAGCTGGATTGCCGCCGGTTACCCCGGAAGGCTGATTCGGCTGCTGCAACGAATGGGTGCAATCCACCACCACAGGTACTCCAATCTGCTGCATGAAAGCCACATTCCGGAAATCAACCACAAGATCCTGATATCCAAAACTGTTGCCCCGTTCCGTCAACATCACCTTTTCATTTCCCCGGGAAAATACCTTATCTACGGCAAAGCGCATGGATTCGCCGGATAAAAACTGTCCCTTCTTGATGTTGACAACTTTGCCTGTTTCAGCCGCTGCCGCAAGCAGTTCTGTTTGCCGGCAGAGAAATGCAGGAATCTGCAGCACATCAACATACTGCGCTGCCATTGCAGCCTCAGGCGTTTCATGGATGTCGGTCACCACCGGAACCCCAAACTGATGCTTTACTTTTTCGAGCACCCTGAGCGCTTTCTCATCACCTATACCGGCAAATGAGTCAGCCCTCGAGCGATTTGCCTTTTTGTATGATGCCTTGAATATTAAGGGGATATTGAGCCTATCACATACATCCACAAGATGTCCGGCAATTCTTAAAGGCATTTCTTCGTTTTCGACCACACAAGGTCCGGCCATCAGAAAAAATCTGTCAGCTGTTATGTTATCAAAAAGCTTGAAGTCATCAATCTTAATCATCTGCTTATCAATGTTTTGCAATTTCTGTCAACTCATCTGATTCCACCACAATCTTTCCCTGAACCTTAAGCGCAAGCCTCAGCATGGCCACTGCCACCGATCGTGCATGTATGGCCTTGTATTTCCGGTACTTACCCGTGAGAAAACGATCAGCGAGCTTCATCAGCCACTCACCAAACTTTTCTCCCAGCCTGAATTCCTGTCGTGGTCCAAGCAACAGTGAGGGACGCACGATCACTATATTCGGAACACCGCTGCCGAGCACCTCTTTTTCCATCTCACCCTTGGTGCGTAAGTAAAAATTTCGTGCATGGGCCTTTGCACCAATGCTCGAAACCACCGCAAATACGCTTACCCCATTTTCGGCTGCTTTTTTGGCAATAGCAACAGGTAAATCCTTGTCAATCAAGCGAAATGCGTCTTTGCTTCCGGCTTTGGCTCTCGTGGTGCCCAAGCAGCAAAATACCGCCTCAGGTTTTTCGCGACTTACCCAGGTGGCGAAATCAGAAGGTTCGCAAATCTGGCTGATTACTTTCGGGTGCCTGAGATCCGGCGCTTTGCGTCCGACACATATGACCTTCCCGATTTCCGAGCTATGTATCAGCTCATCAAGCACATAGCTGCCTACCAGGCCGGTTGCACCGTAAAGCATCACTTTGTTGAATTTCATAGCGATTTGATGATTGACTTAAGACGATCAGTAAAAGTAACCAAATATACTCCTGCGAAAATCAACAGCGTAGGAATCGACATGTACCACTCCAATCTGTCTTTTCCGAATAGTATAGCAACCAATCCGGCGAAAAAGGGCTGGAGGTAAATAAAGGAACTGTTGGTGGCCGGCGAAATCCTGCGCAGGGAGTAATTGTTGAGGAAATATGCCGCAACGGTAGTAAAAAACAAAACGTATCCTATTGACAACCAGATATGAGCAGGTATCGCCTGCCAGTCGGATGCGATGGCCACAGGTAAGGTGAACGGAAGCACCCATAACAAGCCAAACAAAAATACCCAGCGCATGATGTTTAGGGCTGAATAGCGCATAAGCAAAGGCTTGATGAGCACCAGATAAAGGCCATAAGAACTGGCATTGATAACAATCAACAAGTTACCAAGCATCGTATCTCCGCTCGCATCAAAGCGCCCCCCGCGAAGAATCAGCAGGGCAGAGCCCACCGTTCCGATGGCAATGCCGGCAACCTTGATCCAATGTAGCCTTTCGCCCCGGAGCAAACGCGAAAATATGAGAACTGTAATCGGGACACCCACCATGATGATGCTTACATTGATGGGCGTTGACAGATTCAGCCCTTCAAAAAACATGATCTGGTTTAAGGCTACACCAAATATGGAAGCCACAGCTATGCGCAGCAGGTCAGTACGTTCAGTTTTCCCGGCAGGCACTTTGACCGAAACGAGCCAGAAAAAAAGGGCGGCACCAGCCACCCTGATGAGGATAATTGCCCTGGGTTGAAGGTAATCTGGCATGATTCCCTTGGCAATCACGTAGTTGAGACCGTAAATCAGGTTGGCCGTCAGTGCTGCGGTTAGGGCAAGCGGCCTGGAATGGGTCATGGGTGATTAACTTCAAAAAGGCAAATCGTCGGCTGCGGGGTCAACATCAAAGCTGGCGTTTGTCGATGCAGCAGCAGGGGAGGGTGGAGCAGGGGAGGGGGCAGCCTCCGATGCCCTGTCGATCCGGAAAGGCTTAACATCGGTGTACCAACGGCCATTGTACTCGCGCGACTCGATGCTGAACTGCAGCTTAAGCAGATCGCCCTGATTATACTCGCGGACCTTATCAGCAAGATCGCCCCAGCAAACAAAACAAATTTTGCGGGGATACTGATCGAGCGTTTCAACAATCAGCTCCTGCTTCGTCCAGGTGCCATTGCGTCCCTCGCCACTGGTACGTTGTCCCAGCTGCACAAATTTTGCGGTGATTTCCAAACTCATATGATTGATATTTGTGTGAATTTGCCTGTTGATGGTTGCCTGAAAGGCATTATGCAAAGTTAACAAATCATAGGTCGAAAGTATTGAACCCTTGCCTAATTTCGGCTGTTTATTCAGAACACGTAAAATGTAAAATGAAAACAATACAGTATCTCATGATCATCCTGCTTTCAACCATAAGTGGACCAGGCTTTCCGGCCGGAAAACAAACCGAAACCATTACCCTCGGAGGCGGGTGTTTTTGGTGCGTAGAAGCTGTATTTCAGCGCGTTAAAGGCGTAGAAAATGTCGTTAGCGGTTATTCAGGTGGCCGCATAGCCAACCCCACCTACAGGGAAGTGACCTCAGGATTGACCGGACACGCCGAAGTGGTGCAGGTCACGTTTGATCCTAAAGTGGTGAGTCTCGAAAAAATCCTTGAGGTATTTTTCAAAACCCACGATCCCACTACGCTCAACCGCCAGGGTGCAGATGTGGGCACCCAATACCGGTCAGTTATCTTCTATCATAATGAAAATCAAAAAATTACTGCCGAACGAATCATCCGCCGGCTGACGGAAGAAAAGATATGGGACAAGCCAATCGTCACGGAACTGAGCCCTTTCAAAGCTTTTTACAAAGCTGAGGATTACCATCAGAACTATTTCAACCGTAATCCCAGCCAGGGATACTGTCAGTTTGTCATAATTCCGAAACTGGAAAAATTCAATAAAATCTTCAGCGAAATCAGCACCGGTCGTTAGACTATGCAAACATTCCGTACATCAGCCGTCCGATGCTGAAATAGATAAACAAGCCTACGATGTCGTTCGAAGTGGTGATGAAAGGCCCGGTAGCCAGGGCAGGGTCTATCTTTAACTTATTGAGCGCCAGGGGAACAAAAGTACCAAAAATTGAAGCGAACAATATCACGGTGAGTAGTGCAACACTCACCGTCATGCTCAGCGCAAACGTAGGTGCATAAAAGAAACTGTAGGCTAGCAACAAAGCCGAGCAGACCAGGCCATTGATCAGACCGACGGTGAGTTCTTTGCCCAATTTGCTTAACAAACTACCGCTCAGACTGTTGCTTGCGAGTGCCTGCACAATGAGTGCCGAAGACTGCACCCCCACATTTCCCGCCATGGCGGCAATCAGGGGCATAAAGAAGGCCATTTCCGGGTAGATACTAATCTGATCTTCGTAATTGGCTATCACACGCGAACCCAAAATACCACCAAAAAGCGCCACCACCAGCCAGAAAAGGCGACCACGGGTAAGTTCCCACACTTTGTCGGACGCCTCGATGTCGTGGCTGATACCCGACATCAGCTGATAGTCTTTTTCAGCCTCATCTTGCACAAAATCAAGTACATCGTCAATGGTAATCCGTCCTATCAGCCTGCCTATCTCGTCCACAACGGGCAGGGCCACCAGGTCGTACTTCTTCATGATAGAGGCTACTTCTTCAGCTTTTTGGTATGCTTTTACCGAAATTACATCCGGTTCATACAGATCAGAAATCTTATCGCGAGGCGATGCAATAAGCAATCGTTCAAGCGAAAGCATGCCAACCAGCACGTTATCGTCGTCCACCACATACACCTGATAAACTTTGTCCACATTGGCAGCCTGCGCGCGCATTTCGCGGATGCAGGTAACCACATGCCAGCTGATGTTTACCTTCACCAGCTCCTTGGCCATCAGACTACCCGCGGTATTCTCCGGATAGAATAACAGGTCAGCAATGTTTTGTGCCTGGTTGCGGTCAGAGATTTTCGAAAGCACATCCTGCCTGAGGTTTCCAGGCAATTCGTTAATCAGGTCGGCGGCATCGTCCGAATCCAGGTTGTCAATCACATCCCTGGCAAGCTCCATGCTGGTGAGCGAACTGATCAGATCCTCACGCACATCTTCTTCCAGCTCCATCAAAACCTCGGCAGCTTCTTCCTTGTGAAGCAGGCTCATCAGGTATTTCGCCTCGTCGGCCTCAATCTGATTAATGATTTCAGCAATATCTGCCGGATACAACGCTTCGAGTTGAGCCAAAAGAAAATCAACCTTATTGGCTTCGATGGCTTCCCGGATTTCGTCAATCTTTTCTTTTGTGATATGCTGGCTCATCGAAAGGCGCTTTTTTTCTGGTTTGTGCGAAGATACTCAATCACGCCTTTGTTTTACCGTTTATTAAAGGATATTTATGTGGATAAAAAATGTACATAATTTATATTATGTTAAATTATGAAAATCGCTTCTAAGGGTTCACAGAGATCCACCAATGCCACACCATAATTTAATTTTTGAAAATTGCCTGCCAACAATCTGAGAAAT from Bacteroidota bacterium includes:
- a CDS encoding glutamine synthetase III, with the protein product MENFRFTALAQTLDRQVPPVSYPAEKISDYYGSMVFNNETMREYLTKEAYKSLQQTISSGARIERRIADQVASAMKAWALKHGATHYTHWFHPLTGSTAEKHDAFINPLPTGKAIEEFSGSSLIQQEPDASSFPSGGIRSTFEARGYTAWDPTSPAFIMEQTLCIPTIFVSYTGESLDYKTPLLKSIDALDKAAVKVCQMFDKSISKVYPTLGWEQEYFLVDSALYAARPDLVLAGRTVFGHSSAKDQQLHDHYFGTIHSRARAFMRDLEIEAHKLGIPLKTRHNEVAPSQFECAPVFEEVNVAVDHNQLLMHLLDKVSRKHHLKVLLHEKPYENINGSGKHNNWSMATNTGENLLSPGKTPQENLRFMAVLSIILKAVYEYEELLRGSIASASNDLRLGGNEAPPAIISAFIGEQLTKALDEFENLPSRKNLTNSNGKSVYLAIPKIPEILRDNTDRNRTSPFAFTGNKFEFRAVGGSANTAKPMVALNTIVAEMFDRFYAGVQEQVKAGLKKEDAIFEMTKAFIRESKNIRFEGNSYSDEWKEEARRRGLSNHASTPEATKAYVSEKVIALFEKHGVFTRRELFARYEIKLEKYVKKIQIESRLVGDLSVNHIIPTAIKYQNTLIENAKGLKEVLDQKTFVKLSRNQLQNIKEISEHISEIRQFVEEMTEERRKANRMESIEEKADAYCHKVKPYFDKIRYHVDKLEMLVDDQLWPLPKYRELLFIK
- a CDS encoding DUF4831 family protein, which encodes MKIRPALPAILGLLLLLGYHPQVSAQFSVSPVSSGSKNTETPGFFYALPRTVFKINIIVEENERIKGPYAEFAKRMLGIDDVIMQDETQYAIKDIIVSTLTEPDPKTWFFVEFDERSSRDTRTLIFEMLDNGIILAMDDAAVQRPLNSQHIETTMVNAPNQKHFRYFAEHNLFQRVDTIVRRITIDTTVIRRNILQTAWVDRNPEQKARASAEMIQKIRESRFNLISGFQEVNFSQIPYMDKQMLKLEEEYLSLFTGMEVRTLTEHVVYFTPEADARGFQTVARFTEQNGILESGNRGEPIQLVIEPAGNSRELGSANLRNRLNNALYYRIPETAEVSVIYKGKIYQRQRLPVSQLGSIAVAPASRTRLIFDPATGMATTIKRD
- the kdsA gene encoding 3-deoxy-8-phosphooctulonate synthase, with the translated sequence MIKIDDFKLFDNITADRFFLMAGPCVVENEEMPLRIAGHLVDVCDRLNIPLIFKASYKKANRSRADSFAGIGDEKALRVLEKVKHQFGVPVVTDIHETPEAAMAAQYVDVLQIPAFLCRQTELLAAAAETGKVVNIKKGQFLSGESMRFAVDKVFSRGNEKVMLTERGNSFGYQDLVVDFRNVAFMQQIGVPVVVDCTHSLQQPNQPSGVTGGNPALIGLIASAAIAAGADGLFMEVHPEPAKALSDGANMLHLSKLEDLLIRLVRIREALV
- a CDS encoding NAD(P)H-binding protein yields the protein MKFNKVMLYGATGLVGSYVLDELIHSSEIGKVICVGRKAPDLRHPKVISQICEPSDFATWVSREKPEAVFCCLGTTRAKAGSKDAFRLIDKDLPVAIAKKAAENGVSVFAVVSSIGAKAHARNFYLRTKGEMEKEVLGSGVPNIVIVRPSLLLGPRQEFRLGEKFGEWLMKLADRFLTGKYRKYKAIHARSVAVAMLRLALKVQGKIVVESDELTEIAKH
- a CDS encoding DMT family transporter; this translates as MTHSRPLALTAALTANLIYGLNYVIAKGIMPDYLQPRAIILIRVAGAALFFWLVSVKVPAGKTERTDLLRIAVASIFGVALNQIMFFEGLNLSTPINVSIIMVGVPITVLIFSRLLRGERLHWIKVAGIAIGTVGSALLILRGGRFDASGDTMLGNLLIVINASSYGLYLVLIKPLLMRYSALNIMRWVFLFGLLWVLPFTLPVAIASDWQAIPAHIWLSIGYVLFFTTVAAYFLNNYSLRRISPATNSSFIYLQPFFAGLVAILFGKDRLEWYMSIPTLLIFAGVYLVTFTDRLKSIIKSL
- a CDS encoding DUF3127 domain-containing protein; translated protein: MEITAKFVQLGQRTSGEGRNGTWTKQELIVETLDQYPRKICFVCWGDLADKVREYNQGDLLKLQFSIESREYNGRWYTDVKPFRIDRASEAAPSPAPPSPAAASTNASFDVDPAADDLPF
- the msrA gene encoding peptide-methionine (S)-S-oxide reductase MsrA — its product is MKTIQYLMIILLSTISGPGFPAGKQTETITLGGGCFWCVEAVFQRVKGVENVVSGYSGGRIANPTYREVTSGLTGHAEVVQVTFDPKVVSLEKILEVFFKTHDPTTLNRQGADVGTQYRSVIFYHNENQKITAERIIRRLTEEKIWDKPIVTELSPFKAFYKAEDYHQNYFNRNPSQGYCQFVIIPKLEKFNKIFSEISTGR
- the mgtE gene encoding magnesium transporter: MSQHITKEKIDEIREAIEANKVDFLLAQLEALYPADIAEIINQIEADEAKYLMSLLHKEEAAEVLMELEEDVREDLISSLTSMELARDVIDNLDSDDAADLINELPGNLRQDVLSKISDRNQAQNIADLLFYPENTAGSLMAKELVKVNISWHVVTCIREMRAQAANVDKVYQVYVVDDDNVLVGMLSLERLLIASPRDKISDLYEPDVISVKAYQKAEEVASIMKKYDLVALPVVDEIGRLIGRITIDDVLDFVQDEAEKDYQLMSGISHDIEASDKVWELTRGRLFWLVVALFGGILGSRVIANYEDQISIYPEMAFFMPLIAAMAGNVGVQSSALIVQALASNSLSGSLLSKLGKELTVGLINGLVCSALLLAYSFFYAPTFALSMTVSVALLTVILFASIFGTFVPLALNKLKIDPALATGPFITTSNDIVGLFIYFSIGRLMYGMFA